From the genome of Streptomyces sp. NBC_01341, one region includes:
- a CDS encoding LytR/AlgR family response regulator transcription factor codes for MLRVLAVDDEEPALEELLYLLRADPRIRSAEGATGATEALRRIGGAVDAGPDDPSAIDVVFLDIHMAGLTGLDVAQLLAGFAAPPLIVFVTAHEGFAVHAFDLKAVDYVLKPVRRERLAEAVRRVAEQVGERTAPVHDTAAGQVAVELGGVIRFVPVDDIAYAEAQGDYARLHTATGSHLVRIPLTTLEERWRSRGFVRIHRRHLVALNRIDELRLDAGSMSVRIGAAELAVSRRHTRALRDLLMRQTGR; via the coding sequence ATGCTGCGCGTACTCGCCGTCGACGACGAAGAACCCGCCCTGGAAGAGCTCCTCTACCTCCTGCGCGCCGACCCCCGCATCCGCAGCGCCGAGGGCGCCACCGGCGCGACCGAGGCGCTGCGCCGCATCGGCGGAGCCGTCGACGCCGGACCGGACGATCCCTCGGCGATCGACGTCGTGTTCCTCGACATCCACATGGCGGGCCTGACCGGACTCGACGTGGCCCAGCTCCTGGCCGGTTTCGCCGCACCTCCGCTGATCGTCTTCGTCACCGCGCACGAGGGCTTCGCCGTGCACGCCTTCGACCTCAAGGCGGTCGACTACGTCCTCAAGCCGGTCCGCCGCGAGCGCCTGGCCGAAGCCGTACGCCGCGTCGCCGAACAGGTCGGCGAACGCACCGCCCCCGTCCACGACACCGCGGCCGGCCAGGTCGCGGTGGAACTCGGGGGAGTCATCCGCTTCGTGCCCGTCGACGACATCGCGTACGCCGAGGCGCAGGGCGACTACGCCCGTCTGCACACCGCCACCGGCAGCCACCTCGTCCGCATACCGCTCACCACCCTCGAGGAACGCTGGCGCTCCCGGGGATTCGTCCGCATCCACCGTCGCCACCTCGTGGCGCTGAACCGCATCGACGAACTCCGGCTCGACGCGGGCAGCATGAGCGTCCGCATCGGGGCGGCCGAACTCGCCGTCAGCCGTCGGCACACCAGGGCCCTGCGGGACCTCCTGATGCGGCAGACCGGCCGCTGA
- a CDS encoding zf-HC2 domain-containing protein, whose product MRAIEPHRDAGAYALGVLGAADAFRFEEHLTWCSVCVIQVREFDEVVDRLVAYSHRMPAGAAPSTAGAQGPRWLERVRRRG is encoded by the coding sequence ATGCGCGCCATCGAACCTCACCGCGACGCCGGAGCCTACGCACTCGGGGTGCTCGGGGCTGCCGACGCCTTTCGTTTCGAGGAGCACCTGACGTGGTGTTCCGTGTGTGTGATCCAGGTGCGTGAGTTCGACGAGGTGGTGGACCGGCTGGTGGCCTACTCGCACCGGATGCCGGCCGGCGCCGCACCTTCGACGGCCGGTGCGCAGGGGCCCCGGTGGCTGGAGCGGGTACGCCGGCGGGGCTGA
- a CDS encoding Fpg/Nei family DNA glycosylase encodes MPELPEVEALRDFLDDHLVGKEIARVLPLAISVLKTYDPPPADLEGSTVTSVTRHGKFLDIAAGPLHLLIHLARAGWLQWKDSFPATPPRPGKGPLALRVQLAGGDGFDLTEMGTTKRLAVHLVRDPADVPGVARLGPDPLADSFDRDAFATLLGGERRQIKGALRDQSLIAGIGNAYSDEILHVAKMSPFKLTTSLGDNDITHLYHAMRTTLQEAVERSRGVAAGRLKAEKKSSMRVHGRTGLPCPVCGDTVLEVSFSDSSLQYCPTCQTGGKPLADRRLSRLLK; translated from the coding sequence ATGCCCGAACTGCCGGAAGTCGAAGCCCTGCGGGACTTCCTCGACGACCACCTGGTCGGCAAGGAGATCGCCCGCGTCCTCCCGCTCGCGATCAGCGTCCTGAAGACGTACGACCCGCCGCCGGCCGACCTGGAGGGATCCACCGTCACCTCCGTGACCCGGCACGGCAAGTTCCTCGACATCGCGGCCGGCCCCCTCCACCTGCTCATCCACCTCGCGCGCGCCGGCTGGCTGCAGTGGAAGGACAGCTTCCCCGCGACTCCGCCACGGCCCGGCAAGGGACCGCTCGCGCTGCGCGTGCAACTCGCCGGGGGCGACGGCTTCGACCTGACGGAGATGGGCACCACCAAGCGACTCGCCGTCCACCTGGTACGCGACCCCGCCGACGTCCCCGGGGTCGCACGACTCGGCCCCGACCCGCTCGCGGACTCCTTCGACCGGGACGCGTTCGCGACGCTGCTCGGCGGGGAACGCCGGCAGATCAAGGGAGCTCTGCGGGACCAGTCGCTGATCGCGGGCATCGGCAACGCCTACAGCGACGAGATCCTGCACGTCGCGAAGATGTCGCCCTTCAAACTCACCACGTCCCTCGGCGACAACGACATCACCCACCTCTACCACGCGATGCGCACGACGCTCCAGGAAGCCGTCGAACGCTCCCGGGGCGTCGCGGCGGGCCGGCTCAAGGCCGAGAAGAAGAGCAGCATGCGCGTCCACGGCCGTACCGGCCTGCCCTGCCCCGTCTGCGGTGACACCGTGCTGGAGGTGTCGTTCAGCGACTCCTCGCTGCAGTACTGCCCCACCTGCCAGACCGGGGGTAAACCCCTCGCCGACCGCAGGCTCTCCCGCCTGCTCAAGTAG